AGGATATCATGGACATACCCCTCGATGACCCAGCCGCTAACAAGGCCGCGACTAAGATCCAGGCTGGCTTCCGGGGACATATGACCAGGAAGAAGATAAAGGATGACAAACCCAGAGATGAGGTGAGGAAAAA
The DNA window shown above is from Trichomycterus rosablanca isolate fTriRos1 chromosome 26, fTriRos1.hap1, whole genome shotgun sequence and carries:
- the nrgna gene encoding neurogranin (protein kinase C substrate, RC3) a, whose protein sequence is MDCRKEGCSQPQDEDIMDIPLDDPAANKAATKIQAGFRGHMTRKKIKDDKPRDEKQRDQK